In Pelmatolapia mariae isolate MD_Pm_ZW unplaced genomic scaffold, Pm_UMD_F_2 NODE_ptg000535l+_length_72605_cov_1, whole genome shotgun sequence, a single window of DNA contains:
- the LOC134623289 gene encoding kinesin-like protein KIF26B isoform X3: protein MCQRADDVPSYKSLPGSVGDRIRTTMSFRTICRGGSMSANPGFGRSDRKVARCEKCSATLVALKKQALSLAVHHHFSCKDLSDLSAFLHENLRVHSRSTTDFRERDQGECGACGTNLYQLKQEAIHVALSRGQALAKPSFEASLSTGSLFGQIEAKRGDRASREALDQSHTPQSPRSPRTPQRTPQTLRRRGPKLPNPDMGRWVEEQQQLVASKSASRANGVTTNPYRQATDDAYQSCRDVGAVQTTSKIPHISRVVSIANTAAMSFLTRAAEKLSLTLRKKGHASDPAPSQLSTCFREIIQKNPPPVPTCLLQAATRTKDSPSVGKVKVVLRVNPSLSESQGQPPVLRIDPSKKRVTIVEPVTKSHQRATMTLGRDGKSHLKTFTFDSAYPQESSQAEVCAGVLADVIRCVLSGSDACVLGLGCADVGSWSSMVGSGENIGKLGLIPCAISWLYSAIERRRERTWTDLSVSVSAIELCCGEEDTLRDLLGEVVPSLGSIHDSPKAHIKLQEDPVYGVQLHNHNRVKAPTAERAASLLDAAIAARRHSDFITYLCDSSIMFFTLHVQPPRTESSTIGKGSRGATKLTMIDVCSGMRGVNKNKPPHSELGPIVLSLLSRQKTTPNKSGKLTLLLRESLGHTNCHTTVIAQIMDSLAHLQENFSTIQLASRFRRTQKRTKQSTSCSPCARSLTREKRGLQSFSLRAFHSTDEVDVDIRPFRLRDELDERSSSEQSCDTVIQIDSDGSVHPRSAPRQAQPEFVPIIPSLHPNKADLDDPEFAALLQELLRIPQLQVEKTTETALLGQTEVLKGERKQPERDCLKCDTFAQLQERLGCIDGSEMTMDVLKSSLKGACLNNVTVKSQQQEESVKQADTEAPQTLLNKGLSCSQTSAGEKQTDGAAPGDSFQREDSGLYDCEECSATSSSEELLNQTLGLNATCRSEPSNTRTLKSGNGFSSKRFNVDAKVKAGASSLALEPSHKQESAETVDWFKTDTRTSPVGKSSPISPSSTCSSSHSLAKSVILGGVLNSHPKQDVKEMKATITVTVQQPLDLKGQDELVFSMVEEVTISGAYDRARTGGNIICIRDGAHSQAHAEDSASSQPIQIISNVGEESAAPGSSGAPQSSVVQPAGTEKSQHQVRREKRVLPSFINPMLINTDVDCDLECAKDNESHCETLAGVRSESESKRNKARCSEDREVLQKKCAPVASEKHVKKTDKSCSQMSYEPVVLEHLSFCNKPPDNKMCEQTNTDKPHPRDCGHVYSSNTAKVSEGTEITCRNTPKRTGESPGCQETILCSYSTGSLPRAWPSAKHQDALLVDSRGLTSSTPCSPRVTLERRKVRQHSPTNHNLCISSPQRYGTDFKQDPSGTFRKGIGSVIDKSTSTVKRDNTSRRLRSPIEESGRLFSAKLQQLARRTNSLGRIPRDFPALERGGSNTSMSSRGSSRGSTEGACKSGYKGNFEGDCTFPRASRSLRKNPRSEHHFFPSENPATQSSRHIHSKLSAVGKLKTSSPKVRRSSAPSIKNPGVSHKTLQDSINHSASLSPDSKTVSHERTSSFFPSSPPRSYRSISRTPSQSSTSSSTKSAIQGFVNGRLSDFLKERAPSQTIGGSDQMTSLPSPYSQLTSPRMPDHLSGHASDTTSVLSGDLPPAMGKTSLHFSNRNSLVSSGYDSMVRDSEATGSSTSARDSVSDRSSSLLSAARSGRSSRRRGSTGTQQRHLSHDSPLTLRRSASGLRSRWMDQGIPEAYEIKVYEIDNVQRMQERAGAGKQGPTCFSAKLKLLEHRQQRISEIRAKYNNLRRELELAKHRLMLEPATWNHEFDLWRTFEVDSLEHLEALELVTARLERKVSLCKANVMMVTCFDGVAGRRRKKRRRKMADHRFTKGY from the exons ATGTGCCAGAGAGCAGACGATGTCCCGTCTTACAAGTCCCTCCCTGGATCTGTAGGAGACCGCATCCGGACAACCATGTCCTTTAGGACTATATGTAGAGGAGGCTCCATGTCGGCGAATCCCGGCTTTGGGAGGTCCGATCGGAAAGTTGCTCGTTGCGAGAAGTGCTCAGCGACCCTTGTTGCTCTGAAGAAACAAGCCCTTAGCCTGGCTGTTCACCATCACTTCTCCTGCAAG GACTTGAGTGACCTGTCAGCATTTCTTCATGAAAACCTCCGGGTCCATAGTCGGTCCACCACAGACTTCAGAGAAAGAGATCAGGGGGAGTGTGGAGCCTGCGGTACAAACCTGTACCAGCTCAAGCAAGAGGCCATCCATGTGGCTCTGAGCCGGGGTCAGGCATTAGCCAAGCCTTCTTTTGAAGCCAGCCTCAGCACTGGCTCACTGTTTGGACAAATTGAAGCAAAGCGAGGAGACAGGGCTTCGAGGGAGGCTCTGGATCAAAGCCACACTCCTCAGAGCCCGCGCAGCCCCAGGACGCCTCAAAGGACCCCACAGACCCTCAGACGAAGGGGGCCCAAGCTCCCCAACCCTGATATGGGCCGCTgggtggaggagcagcagcagctggtggCTTCTAAATCTGCATCCAGAGCTAATGGTGTCACCACAAACCCTTACCGTCAG GCTACAGATGATGCCTATCAGAGCTGCAGGGATGTCGGGGCTGTACAGACCACCTCTAAGATCCCGCACATATCCAGAGTGGTGTCCATCGCCAACACTGCAGCTATGTCCTTTCTGACTAG GGCGGCTGAGAAGCTCAGCCTGACACTGAGGAAAAAGGGCCATGCTTCTGATCCAGCTCCCTCTCAACTCTCCACCTGCTTCAGGGAAATCATCCAGAAAAACCCACCGCCCGTCCCCACCTGCCTGCTGCAAGCTGCCACTAGAACCAAGGACTCGCCCAGCGTTGGCAAG GTTAAAGTCGTGCTGAGGGTGAACCCATCGCTGTCAGAGAGCCAAGGCCAACCACCTGTTCTCCGGATCGACCCGTCCAAGAAGAGAGTAACCATAGTGGAGCCGGTCACCAAAAGCCATCAGCGTGCTACCATGACACTGGGCAGGGATGGCAAAAGTCATCTGAAGACCTTCACCTTCGACAGTGCATATCCTCAGGAGTCAAGCCAG GCCGAGGTGTGTGCGGGCGTCTTGGCTGATGTCATCCGCTGTGTGCTCAGCGGCAGCGATGCCTGTGTCCTGGGCTTGGGTTGTGCTGATGTGG GGTCCTGGTCCAGTATGGTGGGCAGTGGTGAGAACATTGGGAAGCTCGGGTTGATTCCTTGTGCCATCTCCTGGCTGTACAGCGCCATCGAGCGGCGCAGAGAGAGGACGTGGACCGATCTCAGTGTGTCAGTGTCTGCTATTGAACTGTGCTGCGGAGAGGAGGACACACTGAGGGATCTGCTGGGGGAAGTTGTTCCATCATTAGGCAGCATCCACGACAGCCCGAAAGCCCACATTAAACTCCAGGAGGACCCAGTCTATGGAGTCCAG CTACACAACCACAACCGGGTGAAGGCCCCCACTGCCGAGCGGGCCGCTTCCCTCCTGGATGCAGCCATCGCAGCACGTCGGCACAGTGACTTTATTACGTACCTGTGTGACAGCTCCATCATGTTCTTCACCCTTCACGTCCAGCCTCCACGTACAGAGAGCAGCACCATTGGAAAAG GTTCCCGCGGTGCCACCAAGTTGACCATGATAGATGTGTGTAGTGGTATGAGGGgtgtcaacaaaaacaaacctcctCATTCTGAGCTGGGCCCAATTGTCCTGTCTCTTCTAAGTAGACAGAAAACCACCCCAAACAA GAGTGGAAAGTTGACTTTGCTCCTTCGAGAGTCCCTGGGCCACACAAATTGCCACACTACAGTAATTGCTCAAATCATGGATTCTTTGGCACACCTTCAAGAGAACTTCTCCACCATCCAGCTTGCTTCTCGTTTTCGCAGGACACAGAAGAGGACGAAG CAGTCTACCTCATGTTCTCCTTGTGCGAGGAGTCTGACTAGAGAAAAAAGAGGGCTGCAGTCGTTCTCCCTGCGGGCGTTCCACTCTACCGATGAGGTAGACGTCGACATCCGTCCTTTTCGCCTGCGTGATGAACTGGATGAACGCTCCAGTAGTGAACAGTCTTGTGACACAGTCATCCAGATAGACTCAGATGGCTCAGTCCACCCCAGATCAGCCCCGAGGCAGGCACAGCCCGAGTTTGTACCAATCATACCGTCTTTGCACCCTAACAAGGCTGACTTGGACGACCCAGAGTTTGCTGCTCTCCTCCAGGAGCTTCTGAGAATTCCTCAGCTGCAAGTGGAAAAGACGACAGAGACAGCTCTTCTGGGGCAAACCGAAGTTTTGAAAGGAGAAAGGAAGCAACCAGAGAGGGACTGTCTCAAATGTGACACGTTTGCTCAACTTCAAGAACGTCTGGGGTGTATCGATGGAAGTGAAATGACCATGGATGTGCTCAAATCTTCCTTAAAAGGTGCCTGTTTAAATAATGTCACTGTTAAGtcacagcagcaggaggaatCTGTCAAACAAGCAGACACTGAAGCTCCACAGACACTGCTGAATAAGGGGTTGAGCTGCAGTCAGACCTCTGCTGGAGAAAAGCAAACGGATGGTGCCGCCCCTGGAGACAGTTTTCAGAGAGAAGATTCGGGTTTGTATGACTGTGAGGAGTGTAGTGCGACCAGTTCCAGTGAGGAACTGCTCAATCAAACTCTCGGTCTAAACGCGACCTGCCGCTCTGAGCCTTCTAACACCAGAACTCTTAAATCAGGTAATGGGTTTTCTTCCAAGCGCTTTAATGTGGATGCAAAGGTCAAGGCAGGGGCCAGTTCTCTTGCACTTGAACCTTCACACAAACAGGAGAGCGCTGAAACTGTTGATTGGTTCAAAACAGACACAAGGACCTCACCAGTTGGCAAAAGCTCCCCCATATCTCCTTCTTCTACTTGCTCCTCTTCACACTCCCTGGCTAAAAGTGTCATACTCGGAGGCGTCCTAAACAGTCACCCCAAACAGGATGTTAAGGAAATGAAAGCCACAATCACAGTGACTGTTCAACAGCCACTGGACTTAAAAGGTCAAGATGAGCTGGTTTTCTCTATGGTAGAAGAGGTGACCATCAGTGGAGCGTATGACAGAGCAAGGACAGGTGGAAATATTATCTGCATCAGAGACGGAGCCCATTCACAGGCACACGCTGAAGACTCAGCTAGTTCTCAGCCAATCCAGATAATCAGCAACGTCGGTGAGGAATCTGCAGCTCCAGGCTCCTCTGGTGCTCCCCAAAGCTCTGTTGTTCAGCCTGCTGGCACTGAAAAGTCCCAGCATCAAGTCAGAAGGGAGAAAAGGGTGTTGCCTTCATTTATTAACCCCATGTTGATTAATACAGACGTGGATTGTGACTTGGAATGTGCCAAAGACAACGAAAGTCATTGTGAAACTTTAGCAGGAGTCAGGTCAGAATCAGAGTCCAAAAGAAATAAAGCTAGATGTTCAGAAGACAGGGAGGTCCTTCAGAAGAAGTGTGCACCTGTAGCTTCTGAGAAACATGTCAAAAAGACTGACAAGTCTTGTAGCCAAATGTCTTATGAGCCAGTCGTCTTAGAACATTTGAGTTTTTGTAATAAACCTCCAGACAACAAAATGTGTGagcagacaaacacagacaagccCCACCCCAGAGACTGTGGGCATGTTTACTCCTCTAACACTGCAAAGGTTTCAGAGGGGACTGAAATCACATGCAGAAATACACCCAAGAGGACTGGTGAGTCGCCTGGTTGCCAAGAAACCATCCTTTGCTCCTATTCAACAGGTAGCTTACCTCGAGCATGGCCAAGTGCCAAACACCAGGATGCCCTCCTCGTAGACTCAAGGGGGCTGACATCATCCACTCCCTGCAGCCCAAGGGTAACTCTCGAGAGGAGGAAGGTGAGGCAACACTCCCCTACTAACCACAACCTCTGTATTTCCTCTCCTCAAAGATATGGAACAGACTTCAAACAGGATCCTAGTGGTACTTTCAGGAAGGGTATAGGATCTGTGATTGATAAATCCACTTCAACAGTAAAACGTGATAATACAAGCAGGAGGCTCAGGTCACCGATTGAGGAAAGTGGCAGGCTTTTCAGTGCCAAACTACAGCAGCTGGCTAGACGGACGAACTCTCTTGGGCGGATCCCAAGAGACTTTCCAGCCCTAGAAAGAGGCGGTAGCAACACTTCTATGAGCTCCAGGGGAAGCTCCAGGGGAAGTACTGAAGGAGCTTGTAAGTCTGGCTATAAAGGCAATTTTGAGGGAGATTGTACCTTTCCGAGGGCCAGCAGGAGCCTGAGGAAAAATCCTCGGTCTGAACATCATTTTTTCCCTTCTGAAAACCCTGCGACTCAGTCTTCTAGGCATATCCACTCCAAGCTTTCTGCTGTGGGAAAGCTTAAGACGTCTAGCCCCAAAGTCCGTCGATCGTCAGCTCCTAGCATCAAGAACCCCGGCGTCTCCCACAAAACCCTGCAGGACTCCATCAATCATAGTGCCAGTCTGTCTCCAGACAGTAAAACAGTCAGCCACGAACGCACATcctccttttttccctcttccccTCCACGGTCTTATCGCTCCATCAGCCGGACTCCAAGCCAGAGCTCCACATCCTCATCCACAAAATCTGCCATTCAGGGATTTGTTAATGGTCGCCTCTCAGACTTTCTGAAGGAAAGGGCCCCCAGTCAAACTATAGGAGGATCGGACCAAATGACCTCACTGCCTTCCCCGTACAGTCAACTGACATCTCCCCGCATGCCTGATCACCTGAGTGGGCATGCAAGTGACACCACCAGTGTGTTGAGTGGCGATCTACCACCAGCTATGGGGAAGACCTCCCTGCATTTTTCTAACAGAAACAGTTTGGTGAGCAGTGGCTATGACAGCATGGTGAGGGACAGCGAGGCCACAGGCAGCAGCACCTCAGCCAGAGACTCGGTCAGCGACAGGAGCAGCTCCCTCCTCAGTGCGGCTCGCAGCGGCCGCTCGTCTCGGAGACGAGGTAGCACAG GTACTCAGCAGCGCCACCTTTCCCATGATTCACCCCTGACCCTGAGACGCTCGGCTAGCGGTCTGCGGTCTCGCTGGATGGATCAAGGAATCCCAGAGGCCTACGAGATCAAGGTCTATGAGATCGACAATGTACAGAGGATGCAGGAAAGAGCAGGTGCTGGCAAACAG GGGCCAACATGCTTCAGTGCCAAGCTGAAGCTTCTGGAGCACCGTCAGCAGAGGATCTCCGAAATCCGAGCCAAATACAACAACCTGAGGAGAGAGCTGGAGCTGGCCAAGCACCGCCTCATGCTGGAGCCCGCCACGTGGAACCACGAGT TCGACCTATGGCGGACGTTCGAGGTGGACTCCCTGGAGCATCTGGAAGCACTTGAGTTGGTGACGGCGCGGCTGGAGCGCAAGGTTAGCCTCTGCAAGGCCAACGTCATGATGGTCACCTGCTTTGATGGTGTCGCCGGGAGACGGCGTAAGAAGAGACGGCGGAAAATGGCAGATCATAGATTCACAAAGGGATACTGA